GAACTATTCAGAATTTAAGCAATAACCTTCTCTGTCCAAACACACCTACAAAGGGAAATGTAATATAGCCTATAGGATACTTAAGTCACACCAAAAGAacgttttaaaaagaaaaataatacttatgtacaatAAAGTCAACATAAAGCCATCAGTAAGCACTGCAAACACTGATCTCCTGACCGGAAGAAAGGGACGTTTTTAAAAGTTCTTGTTACAAATTGTTTATCAAAGTATTTTTCGTTTTCTCCATTCAGAGTCACATTATGTGATGGCAGGTGTTCACTTCATTCACGGTTGATCAAAGATTCTTAAATGGGGTTTGATTTTATGGCGGCTAATTTCTGATTGGCCGAATCCAGAAGAGCCCGTCGATTTGAACCAGAGGAAGGAGAAGGTGTAGTACCGCATGGAGGACAGAGGGGGAGCACTTCTGTCAAGGAGCTCCACACAACTGGGTACGATTTGAGCAGAAATCCAGTAACTATTTACACCAAACATCAAACATTATAAACCTGTAACCAATAATTGTctcaaatgaattaataatgacTAAAACTACGGGTGCCTTTGCTGGCCATCCCCACAGGAAACCACTAAGGGTCCAAAAGAGCTCATTAATCCCGAGGTGGGGGGAAATTAAAATGACTGCTAAATAAAACATCCATTATTAAAAGACAACAAACTTGACTTTTTAGCGAAATTTTCCGCTTTGATATGTAATAAATCCGTATGcctataataaaaataatgataataatcttTACTCTTTTATGTAACTTGATGGGATGCCTtattgaaaaatacaaataaaagtttaacctgtagacatttttttaagtttcatATTGCTATTTGGATATTATGAAAAATAGCTAACTAAATCAAATGTATTGTGAcattatgatgatgattattattgaGAGTTCCTCGTTTTCCCCTTCAGACTTCAGATTTCTTCAGACTTTGGTCAAATATAAATCATTCTCAGGTTAAATCAGCATTAATCCTCTAAAAGCATCATTGTTGCCAATAATGAAATTCAATTATTGATAGTCAggaatttttctttaatttatattaagcccatacattaaaacaaaactcataataaaacaaaatgcttgttaaataatttattcataatacaaagtgtttttttttcttcctataACCTTCCCGGAAGCAATAATACTCTCTTTAATTCCAACATAAACGATGGTCCAGTTTTCTATTCCGCTGTGTGATGAGGTAAAACATAAACTTTCTCAAGTGAAACCAAAAGAAAAGTGTGTACTGTGATGTCGTTAAAACAAGCTGGTTTTTACAGTGATTATTTACAGCATTTTGCGTCTATACATTTGTGTGCCGGCAGGCCTACTGAACTGACAATTGTAAAACGTGGAGAAAAGGGGCGACATTACTCTGCGGGAATAAAAACGAAGCAGCAGGTATATCTGAGAGGGAATAAGCGCGTCCGGGCTGCGGTAGGGAGAAAGGCTGCCACGTTTCCACTGGTTGAAACAACATAACTTatcagtaaaaaatatatacaatctCACGCACATTTTCATCTTTAGGCTACAGCAcaaatcatccatccatctcaaACCCGCGCCCcctcaaaacattttattctctCGCCTTTTAGGACAGTGGATACCCTGGTTAAACTGAGCTTTAGAAGCATCACAGGCCCCGTTTACACCTGCCATTTTAAACATGCGTCTGGGATCCGGATCAGTGTTGCTCCTATTAAATCGGTTCCATTAAAAGCTTAAGGTTGCTTTTGTTTAAACCAAAAATAGGATTAATGCTGAATGATATACTAAAAATGGTGTACACTTTCTTTACTTCAGAATGAAAAActactggcaaaaaaaaaaacatcttcagatGAAAATAATACTGAAAATGATCACCagttaataacaacaacattcaaCGTCTCTTCCAGAGCAAAAGGAATGGAGCTTCCTGACttttgaaagtgacagaagCTGCTAATTTTGGGTAAGTGTCATGAATTATACTGcatgagtaaagtaaagcagcaTTACTTGTGGGATAAAAGTAATGAGTCACACTAATAAGCCCAACACTGATCCGgattgtgtgtatataatattttgtttacatttacaccTGTTGTTAAAACTCCAGTTGTATGCGTAAAAACTGATTTGCGTCGCCAAAATAATTTCCTGTCCCAATATTTTGTCCTTTCATCTGATATGAGCTTGCCATTATCAGTCTTCTTGAAGTCCAGTTCTGACAGGAGTTATATCTCCGTGTATACAGTGTCTATAAATGGGTTTGGATGCAGCCACATGTGTCTCTGGCCACGTTTTGGTAAGCGCGTCTTCCGTGCGTCTTGGCACACACTCGGTTTTTACGCATTTTCTTGCTCTGTCTGAGCAAAATGCAATCCCCTCAGACGCATGTTCGTAATGTCAGGTGGAAAGGGGGTCAGAAAGAGTGCGACAAGTCTCTGTTGGACCCTTTGGCCCCCCCACTTTGGCCCCCCAGCTGTGGGCATCACAAGGTGTCCGAGCTGTTACTGCAGGGGCTGATCAGCGCCAGGTTGGTGGCCTTGTGCTTTTTCAACAGTCTCGTGATTTTCTCGTCGTCTGAATTTGGGTCCAGTGGTTTGTTGTACTCGTCGTCGTCCTCGTTGTCCGAGCTCTCCTTCATCTTCTCCGTCTCTGAGTCGTGCTTCTTCTTGGCCGTGGCCATTTCTGCTGCGTGTCTCTTCCGCCATTTGGTTCTTCtgttctgaaaccaaacctgttgaggagggagagagatgcgCACAGATGCTCAACAGGTCCAGACATGAACAAGTAATCAAAGGCTCAAaggcagaaaacagaaatggcCCATTATTTCAGACTAATCACAACAGGTGTAAATAATCCTGTCTACACAAAATGAATAACAATAGCAACAataatactattattattaataataattttgagtTGGATAATATAAGTAAGTTGTTCAGAAATATCATATTGTCTTGGCCTGCGCAGCCGAAAGTGGGATTTCACAAATTGCAGAAAAGTGAAAGACGGCCAAATaatattttccacatttgcCAAAAATGACTGAGCAggtatttgacagtttttacCTTGACTTGGCTCTCGGTCATTCCTAAAGAGTAAGCCAGGCGGGCTCTCTCTGGGCCGGCCAGGTATTTCGTCTGCTCGAAAGTTTTTTCCAGTGCAAAGATTTGCTGTCCTGAAAAAGTCGGTCTGGAGTGTTTCTTCTTGCCGTCCTTGTCCATCATTATATTAGCTTGACctggaaaaagaaacacagggaGGTATGGTTATCTACAGAAGGAAAGCTGAACCAGCTGTTTTTATTGATAAAGCCCACATGCTATTTTAAATGTGATGCTCAACACGCAAATCTGAGTCAAAATCAGCCTCAAATATTCCTCGAAGTGTGTCTGAGCTACATGACATGACTATTTACGGTTGTACTATtatagcctatatatatatattttttttaatattcatattctTTTACAAGTCTGAAAGTCCTGCCAAGtatcacattaaaatgtaatgttaggAACTCCCAGTGTCTGTGATGCTAAAAAGTAGTCTACCTTTATGGTGATCATACAATGCTTAATAATATTTTATCCCTTTGGTACAGCTATAATATCCATCAGAATACATTTAGATTTGCTGTGACTGTGTAAAGTATAGTGTGGTTatttttgcctgtgtgtgtttgctctgtgtAGTGACAGGCCTCTAACAGgcctaaataataaaatcacaatatAGCAACATAGCTCTGCAAAAACATTCTGCAACCCCACAGAGGTGCCTGACTTTTCTGAATTTATACTATTCATACACTAACCCTAAAAGTGTACAAgcagacagccagacagacaggacTTACTAGGACAGGGAACCCGCGGGTCCCTCCAGGGAGAACCCTGCATCACCCCGGGCCAGAAGATGGGCGCCCTCCCCGGCAGCTCGGCCAGGGGCTTCGGGTACCGCGACACCGCAGGGCTGAAGTACATCCCTGCTGCTGCGGCGGCTGCGGTGGTAGCCAGGCCGTTTATCCTGGGGAACCCGGAGAGCAGCTGTCCGGCCGTGGTGATGGGTCTCCCCAGGATGTCGCTTATTCCGTGCGGGGTTCCAATGGAGATCTGGGAGTTGAGGTTGGAGAGCGGTGGCGCCTTGAAGCCCGCCGGGCTCTGCTGCAGCGCATACGGGAACAGGGACGTCTTCATCTCGGTCATGTTGTGCAACGCCGCCAGCGGGGTGCTGCCCAGGACGAAAGCACTCTGCCGGTTAGCCTCCATCTGCCCGACCGCTAACATTTGTGAACATGAACCACCAAACTCGCTTGGATAAAAacgggaaataaaaaaaaacaacctaataAGAGTAAATAAAGGCGCAGAGCGGACTGGTGATATTCAGGAGCCAGGCCACTTCTGTCGCCTTCTGGAAAAAGTATCCTGGACGAGGAAGAAGTAGACTCTTGAAATGGTGAAAAACTTGAGCAAAACCGaacttctcttctctctttggAAGCGAAGAGCTTGGTCAAACTCCCAAAAATGTCTCCGCGTGTTTGTTTATGTCGGAGTCTGTCAGCTGGGAGAAGGCTGCATGCGTACGCCACAGGAATCCTCGCGGAAGTCGGACGGTCTGATGATGTTTTTAGTGGTTTTGATGGGAACCATTAAGGGGTCGACTCGGCTTTCCATAAATTGACTCGCTCTAGGCTGGGAGTGAAGCGGGACCCGCTGATAATAGCACAGCCACCTGCACGCGCGCTATTCCCATTGGATAGGGCTGAGTGAGACGGCGCCCTGATTGGAGAAGACAGAAACTCCGCTGCTTCACACGTGCGTCTCCGCCGGACGGGTGCTGCCTTGACGTGTTGTCGGAAATAGCAGTTTCCAGTTCAGCTGCATATGAACGACGCTGCTCAGTGCTTATTAGGACTGACTGGATTTTTTATGATAGATGGTGTTCTGTGTAGCGGACAAGTGACGTTTCAGAGCGGGTACACAGCCGAAAAAAGTAGATTCACCATGTAACATATAggcctattattatttttattctaatataaaagttgttcacttttttttttgaaaaatagcATTGCTGTAGCCTGTTTGTACTCGAcactttaaatgtgttttaaaaggcCGCGCCTGATGAACATTTCCCCGACATTTCTGTGCATAAGCAAATATCTCCACTATAGCAAATAATCTAGAAATAGTAGattataataattttttcaTCCTCGATTAAAACCACTTGATTGTTGCTCAAAGCCGTATTAAAGACTTTGAAATTGTGGAAGGCAGGGTGTCGGAGGAGACCTTGAATGCATCAACAGCCACACTCTATTAAGACCTTTAGCGGCGCTGTTAATGATGCGTCTCACACCGTGGAAATCATTGTTTCCACATATGACAAAgaatatacatttacattataaGCTGTTACCGCAGACACTGTGAGTATATTAAAATAGAAACGTGACCCGGCGGGGTAAAAGGAAGGATTCCTAATGTTTGCAGTGAATCTGACGGATTTTAAAGACCAGTCcatggaaaaataaacagatttaagtagatttttttttttaactattgtttttaaatgatcgTTGTTGGTATCTTTGATATGGACTTTTCAACCAGTCAgcgtgttgttgtttttttttttttaaattttatttaatttgcacAATACTGTGTGAGTGACTCTGGAGAATGAAGTCGGATAAACGGAGTTATTCCTGCGCTTGTTGCAGCCTAATCTGCCTTCGCAAAAGATTAGGCCACGGTTTCACTCACTTTACCCCACCTTGAACATCGTCATTGGCTGCAACATTATTTCACGTCATTTCATGCTTTTTCATCAATAATTTGAAAGAAGTGGATTAAAAAGACCAATCTCTGGCCTTCCAGGTGAAGCTGAACCAGAGTAGGCCTCGCTATAAACTCTTTAAAGGACAGAGCTCGGTTTTATATGAGTGAGAtaaccagtgttttttttttttttgctgttgttgtttttttgggggttttttttttgagacAAACGGCGTTATTACGGTGAAAGTGTGTGAGAAAAAGCGCCAGGCTCCAGTCATCACTCTGAGTGCTGTAATATTTTATGGAGATGTGAGAAGGTTGTAAGAGTGAAATATGGCCACGATAGCATTTGAAAGGCTTCAGCAAATGCACCTTGCTGCCCATTTGCTCACCGGGGAAAGCTTGTGGATTTAAAAAGGTTTTCAACGCGAGGTGATTCACAATTTTGACTGTATTTCTTCAAGCTGAAGGAAGGATGCAGTACACACGCTTTCTAATTCTGTAACTGGCCCTCTATTTCTAATTATATTTTACCCCGATCATATGCATTGGTTTTATTACCTTGTTTGAAAGTCTTTCTGAAAGAATCACTGCAGGAGAAGctagtgaaaaaataaataaatatctattTCTTTAAAGCGTAAAGCGTACAAGCCAATCtcttcgtttttttttttttttttttaaatgtcagtaagtTAAATAAAGCAGCTACTGGCTGACCCAGTGTGAGATCAATGACAGAAAGATTGCCACTTTCTCCAGTTCATCTGCAGCCAAAGACGAGAGCTGCCAAACAGCCCGTCACCGTAAAACCATAATCgcaatttaaaataatgaatgatttGAATTGTGATCTTCTAAATTTACACGTAATTTCAAGTTTAAACTCTTAAACTCAGATTTGTTACAGGAATAGACGTGGCGCTCCCTAAACCAACGGAGGGCAAACATCTTGATTGACAGCTAGTTAATGGGGAATTATTACATTCaattaaataacatttgtttCTGCGATTTAACACCAAGATATTGACTGAGAGGCGACCACACCTATCTTACTACTTCAAAGATAATAAAATGGTAATTTAtagtgaaataataataataaaagcctAATAACGGCgataataacaaaaaagaatAAGCTAATTTTTGTAACATATTCTTATTAggaaatgttgattttattattatttagttatttattatttgtagtAAAACGTGAACCTGTTGCTCCCAGCAGTAAGTCATTACACTGCAGTCCAGATGAATATAAGCCTGATTTTTAATAACAGGTTGTTGGCCTGGTACCGCAGGCCCTTGTTCTACTATTGGAGGGAAATAGGTTAATAAACAGCGTAAAGATAATCTTATCTGAGTGTAACCTCGACACAAATGGGAATTGACAGAACAGCGACAGGGAAGATAAGCAGATGTTTGGACAAAAAGACGCTTGTTGCAGTCAGCGGATCACCGAGGCGTTCCGCTGCTGGTCAGTGGCTCTTTAAACAGTTAACACAATAATcctaaacattaaaatatacacatGAATACAGTcctacttaaataaaataaataaaataaataaataaataaaaatactaggCCCTTTAGAATTATTTGgcctattattattttcaaagcaATCACAGAAATTCCCAAGTTACTCAGATAGaatgtaaaacatgtatttGCTGTTCTCAGTACATCCACAGTCTCTCTTTAAACACCCAGTGGGAAGTCAAATGGAAGAAAAGGGACTGGGACCCCTTTTCAAACATGTTAAATTAGTCACTGCACAGGAAATCAAAATGAAAGCCTGTATAATTTGGCCAGGACCGCCCTCTAGTGGCACAAAGTGAAACTCACGCAGACGCTGAGATGTGCTCAGTCAGCCGGACGCGCAGAAAAGCTCCTCCTCAAACGTCCTCTGCTTCTGTGCTGATACATGAGTTAAGACTCCCTCTTTTGATTCGATATAGAAGCTGTATGAAAATGACCCTGTTCCTAAAGCGTTTGTGATGTGATGAAGTGTGGAATAAGTGAACAAGTGAAACCAAAATGAAGTCAGGAACAGTGTGAGGGTTAATCCTTCTGCTGCCAGCTGTTAAAACTGTTGCACCTCAGCTGGTTCCTCATCAAGAGTGAAAACTGTTTGAAACAATGAAAATCAGGACAAAAAGAAACTAGGAAAACATATTGCAtgcaactgaaaacagagtcaaaaacaaactaaaaaaacaaataaaataacaagacTGGTATTTTAAGTGACAGTGACAGTtaagtgaagtaaaaaaaacatagcaatgaaaataaatcagatttggattttctgtttattttcattgctgAGTACAACAGTGCAGTTTTAAAAGATCTGTGGCCTTTCCACTCccatttctttgtttatgttcaCTGTGAGTATATTTCTAGTTTCACCCAGCAGAAAACTACCATAAGTGTCTTTTTCACCATGTCAGTGTGATAGAGGCCTGAACAGTTGGTTTATTTCATCACATGACATTCAGTAATTTACCAGTATAATTATTAGAATAGAATTACTTTCAATTCCTTCTGTTTTGACTTGCCTCTGAGATCATAGAACAGTACATTAAAACAGTTcaatagtttttttaatttaacatttttaaatagcatTATTTTATCATGTGGGAATGTCAGACATGTTTCTGTTAAATCCAACAAGATGTCTTATCTGTCCTTCCAAAGCATCTTGAGCTGGTTTACCTATTTAGTGAATCAGAGTACTGTTCTTCACCTCTTTATTCCAACACTATTTTTACACactgcatatatatatagttaagATAAAACATGTGTTGTATTAGTAATAATGAATAGTTAAATTTGTGTGCTCAGCTGTagtttaatattcatgttgatgactcctctaatgcccgtgctgctgattttttaaatatcactaactcttttaactttcaacaacatgtgtctggccaaactcattcccgtggccacaccctagacctagtctttagtctgggcctgaaaaccccatctgtggaaatcagggacatgtttgtatctgatcacctatgcattgttgtTAACTGTGAATtgcaggctgctagtactgtcttatcccactCTAaatacacacgcgtccttaatgagcatagtgcttCTAAATtttgtacactgttcaattctcctggcagtgtgtttcccgattcttCCTACACCAACggtttggttgattcttttaactacctgtgttcttcaaccttagagctcatagctcctctgaaaaatagatcaaactcaaagactagaaaacagccatggttaaatgacagtattcgaagcagtaaaaggaaatgcagaagagcagaatgcagatggaagaaatcagatctccaggtccactttgtagctgtgaaagagttattactcttTTATAATGGGGTGAAAGATGcacaaacatgtcatttctctgcatatatttctgcccatcagcacaaccccagattcctatttaagactgtggatcagttagttaacccagtcTCTTTTTGTGCctctgctgagtgtgatgctgattgtgaaaagtttcttttgcactttgctggtaaggtggagttaatacccccaatcctgcctttttagatatggatcacccgctcagggattctttgagcaatttttctgctgttactctgcctgaagttatggattgtattgcgccccttttacaaattatttttaacagctctttgtctactggctgcgtcccagattactttaaaacagcctGTGTCCAGCCTGTCCTAAAAAatcctgggcttgatcccaccctcctggataactatcgcccaatctccaaactgccttttatttccaagattcttgaaaaacttgtatctaagcagcttcttgctgctgtggaaaacaatagtacctttgaaaagtttcaataagggctttcgtcagcaccacagcactgagacagcccttctcaaagtcaccaatgaccttttaatgaatgcagacgcaggcatgtgttcaattcttgtgctgctggacttaagtgctgcctttgacacaattgatcatggcattcttctagatagactgaggcactgggtgggcatatctggcactgcactagactggttctcatcttatctgtccaataggaaattctgtatCAGCATTAATAATTTCATGtaatccttttcccatatcaagtactgtgtgcctcaaggttcaagggtccaatactgttctccaTATATctgctccccttgggtgatgtcatccgtagacatgggatttcttttcattgttatgcagatgacacacagttgtacctccctgttaagcccactgaccttagtatgccaaggtctgacataaaaaactggatattgataaattttcttcagctcaactcaaacaaaactgaaatccttgttattgggccccaacacatcactgaacaaatactgccatctgctggtaaactgtcacaacatatcaagcctgttgcaagaaatcttggtgtcctgtttgatagcaatttatgttttgagcaacataacactaagcttgtccaatcatgtttttatcacctcagaaacattgcaaaaaatctgatctattttaaattttagtgatgcagaaactgtacatgcttttatctcctcacggcttgattattgtaacagcctgttcactcctCTTAATCAAAAACTTtgctgtacagaactcagctgctgggcttttaaccaggaccaagaggtacgatcacatcacacctgttttagcctctttacatcggctccctgtttgttttaggattgattttaagatcgtgttgattacttttaaggctcttcatggcctggctccagactatattttagaccttgtaatcccttatgaacattcacgtagtttgagatcttcgggcagtggtcttttgtttgttcctgagtccaggatgaaaactaagggggacagagcttttgccatcagggccccgaggctctggaacaacttgcccaaagaaattaggttgtctgagtcattGTCTTCGTTTAAAGTcttttctcaaaacacatttttatcagaaagcagatcctgattttacctgaactggctgtttattttattgcttttatgtattttatattttatcattcactgtggtattttatttctctttttgtgaagcactttgtactttgttttgataagtgctctataaataaacttttattattttatttattattatttaattatctgGCATGATAAGTCAACAAACAGAGCTGGTTTTAAGTCGCCCTTATGTCCAGAAAGTCTAGgccattatttttaattagttgagaaacacaaaatggaTTGTGTTTCACCTAGAAAtcaaagtattttaaattgtacatGTGGATATTCCAcaaatatggttaaaaaaataaaacaaaaacctcctgatttatcctttaattaCTCACATATCACTCCGGCCTGCTGGTAGTCTAAGAATCAAAACCTCAGTCAGTGAATTTAAGTGTGGTAAATATGGTAGCCTGGTCCTAGACCTCAGAAAAATGGACAAATCATCAAGGGTCTACGAGTGATAATAACATAATCTCAGTCTATAACGTTAGTTCAGTCAGTGGGTCCCAAACGTTCTCTGTCacaacccctctggaggccaaAAACATGTCATGCAGCCCTGAACACATAGAcggatttaaaatgtttcaaaatgtttctcattaggttctgttttcaaaatgtttctcaTTAGGTTCCTTTGTGCAAATGAATAATGCAAGTTAAACTTTGTCTACACTGgcagtttttacacacaaaatacacaagaCTCCTCCTGTGTTGACAGTAAACTCAAGAGCAAGATGGCTTCCTCATTTGACTGATGTGTTTGCTTGGtgaatattgtacatttttcttttataaatctTGCTAACCTGAATCTTGAAAATCTTCACAGCATCACAGCACTCATGTTTCTTTATCATTCACaagtgaagacattttgttcCAGTATTTATTGCAGTGCAATGCAGCAATCAGAGTTGTTATTCATGACACCAGTCAGGTCAAAACATCTGCTGTTAAAAAACGAGTCTATTCAGCCTTAGT
This region of Siniperca chuatsi isolate FFG_IHB_CAS linkage group LG11, ASM2008510v1, whole genome shotgun sequence genomic DNA includes:
- the nkx6.2 gene encoding homeobox protein Nkx-6.2, producing the protein MLAVGQMEANRQSAFVLGSTPLAALHNMTEMKTSLFPYALQQSPAGFKAPPLSNLNSQISIGTPHGISDILGRPITTAGQLLSGFPRINGLATTAAAAAAGMYFSPAVSRYPKPLAELPGRAPIFWPGVMQGSPWRDPRVPCPSQANIMMDKDGKKKHSRPTFSGQQIFALEKTFEQTKYLAGPERARLAYSLGMTESQVKVWFQNRRTKWRKRHAAEMATAKKKHDSETEKMKESSDNEDDDEYNKPLDPNSDDEKITRLLKKHKATNLALISPCSNSSDTL